Proteins co-encoded in one Pseudomonas fluorescens genomic window:
- a CDS encoding Nudix family hydrolase — protein sequence MKRVHVAAAVIRDDSGKILIARRADTQHQGGLWEFPGGKVEADESVETALARELQEELGIVVGAARPLIKVRHDYPDKQVLLDVWEVSSFTGEPHGAEGQPLAWVSARELTNYEFPAANQPIVAAARLPAEYLITPQDLETPALLRGIQKAIAGGIKLIQLRAPNGYDPKYRDLAVDAVGLCAGKAQLMIKGPFEWLGDFPSAGWHITSAQLRKYAAAGRPLPAERWLAASCHNVEELALAEQMGVDFVTLSPVQPTLTHPDAQPLGWEQASTLIEGFSKPVFLLGGVGPAEREKAWSAGAQGVAGIRAFWPEA from the coding sequence GTGAAACGTGTACACGTCGCTGCTGCCGTCATTCGTGACGACAGCGGCAAAATTCTCATCGCCCGCCGTGCTGACACCCAGCATCAGGGGGGGCTGTGGGAATTTCCCGGTGGCAAGGTCGAGGCCGATGAGTCGGTGGAAACCGCGCTGGCCCGTGAGCTGCAGGAAGAACTGGGCATTGTCGTCGGCGCCGCCCGCCCGCTGATCAAGGTTCGCCACGATTACCCGGACAAACAGGTGTTGCTGGATGTCTGGGAAGTCTCGAGCTTCACCGGCGAACCCCACGGCGCCGAAGGCCAGCCATTGGCCTGGGTGTCGGCCAGGGAACTGACGAATTACGAATTCCCGGCGGCCAACCAGCCGATCGTCGCGGCAGCGCGTCTGCCCGCTGAATACCTGATAACCCCGCAAGATCTGGAAACCCCGGCGTTGCTGCGTGGTATCCAGAAAGCGATTGCCGGTGGCATCAAGCTGATCCAGCTGCGAGCACCCAATGGCTATGATCCGAAGTACCGCGATCTGGCGGTGGACGCGGTCGGCCTTTGTGCCGGCAAGGCGCAGTTGATGATCAAGGGGCCGTTCGAGTGGCTGGGGGATTTCCCGTCCGCCGGTTGGCACATCACCTCGGCGCAACTGCGCAAGTACGCGGCCGCAGGGCGTCCGCTACCGGCGGAGCGCTGGCTGGCGGCGTCCTGCCACAATGTTGAAGAGCTCGCGCTGGCCGAGCAGATGGGCGTGGATTTCGTCACCCTGTCGCCGGTGCAGCCGACCCTGACTCACCCGGACGCGCAACCGTTGGGCTGGGAGCAGGCATCGACGTTGATCGAGGGCTTCAGCAAACCGGTATTCCTGCTGGGTGGAGTCGGCCCGGCCGAGCGCGAGAAAGCGTGGAGTGCCGGGGCGCAGGGTGTGGCGGGGATTCGGGCGTTCTGGCCAGAAGCTTGA
- a CDS encoding YajQ family cyclic di-GMP-binding protein: MPSFDVVSELDKHELTNAVENAVKELDRRYDLKGKGSFEFKEKDLTVHLTAEADFQLEAMIEILKLALVKRKIDVQCLEVKDSFASGKLMKQDAVLKEGIDKELAKKIVGHIKEAKLKVQAAIQGEQVRVTGKKRDDLQEAIAALRAKEFGMPLQFNNFRD; encoded by the coding sequence ATGCCGTCGTTCGACGTGGTATCCGAACTGGACAAACACGAACTCACCAACGCGGTCGAGAACGCCGTGAAGGAACTCGATCGTCGTTATGACCTGAAAGGCAAGGGCAGCTTCGAATTCAAGGAAAAGGACCTGACCGTCCACCTGACCGCTGAAGCCGATTTCCAGCTGGAAGCGATGATCGAGATCCTCAAGCTGGCCCTGGTCAAGCGCAAGATCGACGTGCAGTGCCTCGAAGTCAAAGACTCCTTCGCCTCGGGCAAGCTGATGAAGCAGGATGCCGTCCTCAAGGAAGGCATCGACAAGGAACTGGCGAAGAAGATCGTCGGCCACATCAAGGAAGCCAAGCTCAAGGTACAGGCCGCCATTCAGGGCGAGCAGGTGCGTGTGACCGGCAAGAAGCGTGATGACCTGCAGGAAGCCATTGCGGCGCTGCGTGCCAAGGAATTCGGCATGCCACTTCAGTTCAACAACTTCCGCGACTGA
- a CDS encoding putative 2-dehydropantoate 2-reductase, which yields MSTPWHVLGAGSLGTLWATRLARAGLPVRLILRDIDRLHDYATAGGLTLVEQGVASRYAIPAETPDSPEPIRRLLVACKAYDAQSAVAGVAHRLAPDAELILLQNGLGSQEAVAAQVPQARCISASSTEGAFRDGDWRVVFAGHGYTWLGDVSHPVAPLWLDDLEAAKIPHEWTADILTRLWRKLALNCAINPLTVLHDCRNGGLQQHHCEVATLCAELTELLERCGQPAAADNLQLEVERVILATAANFSSMYQDVANKRRTEISYLLGHACKVAQRHQLNLPHLQQLQQRLTAHLYSLGLPVD from the coding sequence ATGTCCACCCCCTGGCATGTGCTGGGCGCCGGAAGCCTCGGCACGCTCTGGGCCACACGTCTGGCCCGGGCCGGATTGCCTGTCCGGTTGATCCTGCGCGATATCGACCGTTTGCATGACTATGCGACGGCGGGCGGCCTGACGCTGGTGGAACAAGGCGTGGCCAGCCGTTATGCCATCCCCGCCGAAACGCCGGACAGCCCCGAACCGATCCGTCGTTTGCTGGTGGCGTGCAAGGCCTATGACGCCCAAAGCGCCGTGGCCGGTGTCGCTCATCGTCTGGCGCCAGACGCAGAACTGATTCTTCTGCAAAACGGCCTCGGCAGCCAGGAAGCGGTCGCCGCACAAGTCCCGCAGGCACGCTGCATCAGTGCATCGAGCACCGAAGGCGCATTTCGTGACGGTGACTGGCGCGTGGTGTTCGCCGGTCACGGCTACACCTGGCTCGGCGACGTCAGCCATCCCGTGGCGCCCCTCTGGCTCGACGATCTGGAAGCCGCAAAAATCCCCCACGAATGGACCGCCGACATCCTCACTCGTCTGTGGCGAAAACTGGCGCTCAACTGCGCGATCAATCCGCTGACCGTGTTGCATGACTGTCGCAACGGCGGTTTGCAGCAACACCACTGCGAAGTCGCCACACTCTGCGCCGAGTTGACCGAGCTGCTGGAACGCTGCGGTCAGCCGGCGGCAGCAGACAATCTGCAACTGGAAGTCGAGCGGGTCATTCTGGCCACAGCGGCCAATTTCTCCTCCATGTATCAGGACGTGGCCAACAAGCGCCGTACCGAAATCAGCTATCTGTTGGGCCATGCCTGCAAAGTCGCGCAACGCCATCAATTGAACCTGCCGCATCTACAACAATTGCAGCAACGGCTGACAGCCCATCTGTACAGTCTCGGATTGCCCGTCGACTGA
- a CDS encoding glutathione S-transferase family protein, which produces MSLHLIIGDKLLSSWSLRAALALELTGAPYTEELIKLGKPDTRERLLKHSPTGKVPLLKTARGTVADSLAIAEYLAEQFPSEQLWPTDIAARAQARSACAQMHSGFFAMRNHMPFNLSHDAPLNPVPPEVKVDVERMLALWAECRAAATEAGPFLFGRVSLADAFFAPIAVRLRTYQVKLPAEDEAYVETVYQWPAFKAWQKAGLEELQS; this is translated from the coding sequence ATGAGCCTTCACCTGATCATCGGCGACAAACTGCTTTCCTCCTGGTCCCTGCGCGCGGCACTGGCGCTTGAGCTGACCGGCGCGCCCTACACCGAAGAACTGATCAAGCTCGGCAAACCCGACACCCGCGAGCGGTTGCTCAAGCATTCGCCTACCGGCAAGGTGCCGTTGCTGAAAACCGCCCGTGGCACCGTCGCCGACTCGCTGGCAATTGCCGAATACCTGGCCGAACAGTTTCCTTCCGAGCAACTCTGGCCGACCGACATCGCCGCTCGTGCTCAGGCGCGCTCTGCCTGTGCGCAGATGCACAGCGGCTTCTTTGCCATGCGCAATCACATGCCGTTCAACCTGAGCCACGACGCACCGCTCAATCCGGTGCCGCCGGAAGTGAAGGTCGATGTCGAGCGGATGCTCGCGCTGTGGGCCGAATGCCGGGCGGCGGCGACCGAGGCCGGGCCGTTCCTGTTTGGTCGGGTGTCGCTGGCTGATGCGTTCTTCGCACCGATTGCCGTGCGTCTGCGTACCTATCAGGTGAAGCTGCCGGCCGAAGATGAAGCCTATGTTGAAACCGTCTACCAATGGCCGGCCTTCAAAGCCTGGCAAAAGGCCGGACTGGAGGAGTTGCAGTCGTGA
- the secA gene encoding preprotein translocase subunit SecA, producing MFAPLLKKLFGSKNEREVKRMLKTVQLVNAFEEKMVALSDDQLRAKTAEFKDRIAKGETLDKLLPEAFAVAREAGKRVMGMRHFDVQLIGGMTLHEGKIAEMRTGEGKTLVGTLGVYLNALSGKGVHVVTVNDYLARRDANWMRPLYEFLGLSVGIVTPFQPPEEKRAAYAADITYGTNNEFGFDYLRDNMAFSMEEKFQRELNFAVIDEVDSILIDEARTPLIISGQAEDSSKLYIEINKLIPKLKLHVEEVEGEVTQEGHYTVDEKTRQVELNEAGHQFIEDQLTSIGLLAEGESLYSAHNLSLLTHVYAGLRAHKLFHRNVEYIVQDGQVVLVDEHTGRTMPGRRLSEGLHQAIEAKENLNIQAESQTLASTTFQNYFRLYDKLSGMTGTADTEAFEFHQIYGLQVIVIPTNKPLARKDYNDLVFLTAEEKYAAIVNDIKESMAAGRPVLVGTATIETSEHMSALLVKEGIEHKVLNAKFHEKEAEIIAQAGRPGALTIATNMAGRGTDILLGGNWEVEVASLENPTPEQIAQIKADWQKRHQQVLESGGLQVIASERHESRRIDNQLRGRAGRQGDAGSSRFYLSLEDSLMRIFASDRVKNFMKALGMQPGEAIEHRMVTNAIEKAQRKVEGRNFDIRKQLLEFDDVNNEQRKVIYHMRNTLLAADNIGETIADFRQDVLNATVSAHIPPQSLPEQWDVAGLEAAIASDFGVKLPIQQWLDEDDHLYEETLREKLMNELIAAYNEKEDQAGADALRSFEKQIVLRVLDDLWKDHLSTMDHLRHGIHLRGYAQKNPKQEYKRESFTLFSELLDSIKRDSIRVLSHVQVRREDPAEEEQRLRQEAEALAARMQFEHAEAPGLEQPEALVGEEVDVALATAPVRNEQKLGRNELCYCGSGKKFKHCHGQIQ from the coding sequence ATGTTTGCGCCTTTGTTAAAGAAACTTTTTGGAAGCAAGAACGAGCGTGAAGTCAAACGCATGCTCAAGACGGTGCAGCTCGTCAATGCCTTCGAAGAGAAGATGGTCGCCCTCTCGGACGATCAACTGCGCGCCAAGACCGCAGAGTTCAAAGACCGCATTGCCAAAGGGGAGACCCTCGACAAGCTGTTGCCGGAAGCTTTTGCGGTCGCCCGCGAAGCCGGCAAGCGGGTCATGGGCATGCGCCACTTCGACGTCCAGCTGATTGGCGGCATGACCTTGCACGAAGGCAAGATTGCCGAAATGCGCACCGGTGAAGGCAAGACCCTGGTGGGTACCCTGGGCGTTTACCTCAACGCGCTGTCCGGCAAGGGCGTGCACGTTGTGACCGTGAACGATTACCTGGCCCGCCGCGACGCCAACTGGATGCGTCCGCTGTATGAATTCCTCGGTCTGAGCGTCGGCATCGTGACGCCTTTCCAGCCGCCGGAAGAAAAGCGCGCCGCCTACGCCGCCGACATCACCTACGGCACCAACAACGAATTCGGGTTCGACTACCTGCGCGACAACATGGCGTTCAGCATGGAAGAGAAATTCCAGCGCGAACTCAATTTTGCCGTGATCGACGAAGTCGACTCCATCCTCATCGACGAAGCGCGTACCCCGCTGATCATTTCCGGTCAGGCCGAGGACAGCTCCAAGCTGTACATCGAGATCAACAAGCTGATCCCGAAACTCAAGCTGCATGTCGAAGAAGTCGAAGGCGAAGTCACCCAGGAAGGCCATTACACCGTTGACGAGAAGACCCGTCAGGTCGAACTCAACGAAGCCGGTCACCAGTTCATCGAAGACCAGCTGACCAGCATCGGCCTGCTGGCCGAAGGCGAGAGCCTGTACTCGGCGCACAACCTGAGCCTGCTGACCCACGTTTACGCCGGTCTGCGTGCGCACAAGCTGTTCCATCGCAATGTTGAATACATCGTGCAGGACGGCCAGGTCGTGCTGGTCGACGAACACACCGGCCGTACCATGCCCGGCCGTCGTCTGTCCGAAGGCCTGCACCAGGCTATCGAGGCCAAGGAAAACCTGAACATCCAGGCCGAGAGCCAGACCCTGGCATCGACCACGTTCCAGAACTACTTCCGTCTGTACGACAAGTTGTCCGGCATGACCGGTACCGCCGACACCGAAGCGTTCGAGTTCCATCAGATCTATGGTCTGCAGGTCATCGTGATTCCGACCAACAAGCCGTTGGCCCGTAAGGACTACAACGACCTGGTGTTCCTGACCGCCGAAGAGAAATACGCGGCGATCGTCAATGACATCAAGGAAAGCATGGCTGCCGGCCGTCCGGTGCTGGTGGGTACTGCAACCATCGAAACCTCCGAGCACATGTCCGCACTGCTCGTGAAGGAAGGCATCGAACACAAGGTCCTGAACGCCAAGTTCCACGAAAAAGAAGCCGAGATCATCGCGCAGGCCGGCCGTCCGGGCGCCCTGACCATCGCGACCAACATGGCCGGTCGCGGTACCGACATCCTGTTGGGCGGCAACTGGGAAGTTGAAGTCGCATCGCTGGAAAACCCGACCCCGGAGCAGATCGCGCAGATCAAGGCCGACTGGCAGAAGCGTCACCAGCAGGTGCTGGAGTCCGGCGGTCTGCAGGTGATCGCGTCCGAGCGTCACGAATCCCGTCGTATCGACAACCAGTTGCGTGGCCGTGCCGGCCGTCAGGGCGACGCCGGTTCCAGCCGCTTCTACCTGTCGCTGGAAGACAGCCTGATGCGCATCTTCGCCTCCGACCGGGTGAAGAACTTCATGAAGGCCCTGGGCATGCAGCCTGGCGAAGCGATCGAGCACCGCATGGTGACCAACGCCATCGAAAAGGCCCAGCGCAAGGTTGAAGGTCGCAACTTCGACATTCGTAAACAGCTGCTGGAGTTCGACGACGTCAACAATGAACAGCGTAAAGTGATCTATCACATGCGCAACACGTTGCTGGCTGCGGACAACATCGGCGAAACCATCGCTGACTTCCGTCAGGACGTCCTGAACGCCACCGTCAGCGCGCACATTCCGCCACAATCGCTGCCCGAGCAGTGGGACGTGGCCGGTCTGGAAGCCGCGATTGCCAGCGACTTCGGCGTGAAGCTGCCGATCCAGCAATGGCTCGACGAAGACGATCACCTGTACGAAGAAACCCTGCGCGAGAAGCTGATGAACGAGCTGATCGCCGCGTACAACGAGAAAGAAGACCAGGCCGGTGCCGACGCACTGCGCTCCTTCGAGAAACAAATCGTGCTGCGCGTGCTGGACGACCTGTGGAAAGACCACTTGTCGACCATGGATCACCTGCGTCACGGCATCCACCTGCGTGGTTATGCGCAGAAGAACCCGAAACAGGAATACAAGCGCGAGTCCTTCACGCTGTTCTCCGAGCTGCTGGATTCGATCAAGCGCGACTCGATTCGTGTGCTGTCGCACGTTCAGGTTCGCCGCGAAGATCCGGCCGAAGAAGAACAACGCCTGCGTCAGGAAGCCGAAGCACTGGCTGCTCGCATGCAGTTCGAACACGCCGAGGCGCCAGGTCTGGAGCAGCCGGAAGCACTGGTCGGTGAAGAGGTCGATGTGGCGCTGGCCACCGCGCCGGTTCGCAACGAGCAGAAACTGGGCCGCAACGAGCTGTGCTACTGCGGTTCGGGCAAGAAATTCAAGCATTGCCACGGGCAGATCCAGTAA
- a CDS encoding sensor histidine kinase: protein MPLRQRLENLPVGQKLLAALLVLLTTVLLVANLTFISAAYYISQESMAPQALQTIGRLVANPSLIAEALQSPQNAERLLKELDSYSPLRAAALYDGKGDRIAQVQRGDKLNLPERYRHIEAWQLTEFRSNQLITLPRPGTAPGHLLLVASSELPMAFYTGTLTASLGILIFSVLLWLVIARQIKRLITRPIHELEELSRQVTREENYALRASRGNHDEIGSLAEAFNTMLSRIEAREQQLKRARDDSQAAYDQAQGLAEETRHTNRKLELEVQVRSKIEKKLTGFQNYLNSIIDSMPSALIALDEQLYVTQWNQEASALSGTRLDEALNQPIFLAFEPLKPFLPQLKQTVEQHTVAKIERVTWFKDDEPKHYALTFYPLMGGAGRGVVIRIDDITQRLSLEEMMVQSEKMLSVGGLAAGMAHEINNPLGAILHNVQNIRRRLSPDLPKNLEQAEQLGIELETVNRYLQGREVPQLLDGIQQAGARAAKIVTHMLSFSRRSTRQMAPCDLPALIDQAVEIAGNDFDLAIGFDFKGQAIIRQFDPALGPVPGTANELEQVLLNLLKNAAQAIHQREDDSEPGRIILRTRLNPPWAEIQVEDNGIGMSENVRKRTFEPFFTTKEIGQGTGLGLSVSYFIITNNHKGQMEVQSTPGQGTCFTLRLPLVQPAPIAAETNQLPR, encoded by the coding sequence ATGCCATTGCGCCAGCGCCTCGAAAACCTGCCGGTCGGCCAGAAACTGCTGGCCGCCCTGCTGGTGCTGTTGACCACCGTGTTACTGGTCGCCAACCTGACCTTCATCAGCGCGGCCTATTACATTTCCCAGGAGAGCATGGCGCCGCAGGCGCTGCAGACCATTGGCCGGCTGGTCGCGAACCCGAGCCTGATCGCCGAAGCGCTGCAATCACCGCAGAACGCCGAACGCCTGCTCAAGGAGCTCGACAGCTACTCGCCGCTGCGAGCCGCTGCCCTGTATGACGGCAAGGGTGATCGTATTGCGCAGGTACAACGCGGCGACAAACTCAACCTGCCGGAACGCTACCGGCACATCGAAGCCTGGCAACTGACCGAGTTTCGCAGCAATCAACTGATCACCCTGCCCCGCCCCGGCACTGCGCCGGGTCATCTGCTGCTGGTGGCCAGCAGCGAACTGCCGATGGCGTTCTACACCGGCACCCTGACGGCGAGTCTGGGAATCCTGATTTTCAGCGTCCTGCTGTGGCTGGTGATTGCCCGGCAAATCAAGCGCCTGATCACTCGACCCATCCACGAACTCGAAGAGCTGTCCCGCCAGGTCACCCGCGAGGAGAACTATGCCCTGCGCGCTTCCCGTGGCAACCACGACGAAATCGGCAGCCTGGCCGAGGCGTTCAACACCATGCTTTCACGCATCGAGGCCCGCGAGCAGCAGCTCAAGCGCGCCCGCGATGACTCGCAAGCCGCCTACGATCAGGCACAGGGCCTGGCCGAAGAAACCCGCCACACCAACCGTAAGCTGGAGCTGGAAGTCCAGGTGCGCAGCAAGATCGAGAAAAAGCTCACGGGCTTCCAGAACTACCTCAACAGCATCATCGACTCCATGCCCTCGGCGCTGATTGCCCTCGACGAGCAGCTCTACGTCACCCAGTGGAACCAGGAGGCCAGCGCCCTCTCCGGAACGCGGCTGGACGAAGCGCTGAACCAGCCGATCTTCCTTGCCTTCGAACCGCTCAAGCCGTTTCTGCCGCAACTCAAGCAGACCGTCGAACAACACACGGTGGCGAAGATCGAGCGAGTGACGTGGTTCAAGGACGACGAGCCCAAGCACTACGCCCTGACCTTCTACCCGCTGATGGGCGGTGCCGGGCGTGGTGTGGTGATCCGGATCGACGACATCACCCAGCGCCTGTCCCTGGAAGAAATGATGGTGCAGTCGGAGAAAATGCTCTCGGTTGGCGGTCTCGCTGCCGGCATGGCCCACGAAATCAACAACCCGCTGGGCGCGATCCTGCATAACGTGCAAAACATTCGTCGGCGCCTGTCGCCCGACCTGCCGAAGAACCTCGAACAGGCCGAGCAACTGGGTATCGAGCTGGAGACCGTGAACCGCTACCTGCAAGGCCGGGAAGTCCCGCAACTGCTCGACGGCATTCAACAGGCCGGGGCCCGGGCAGCAAAGATCGTCACCCACATGCTCAGTTTCAGCCGTCGCAGCACCCGTCAGATGGCGCCATGCGACCTGCCGGCACTGATCGATCAGGCCGTGGAAATCGCCGGCAACGATTTCGACCTGGCCATCGGCTTCGATTTCAAGGGGCAGGCGATCATCCGTCAGTTCGACCCGGCACTGGGCCCTGTGCCAGGCACCGCCAATGAACTTGAGCAGGTGCTGCTCAACCTGCTGAAAAACGCCGCGCAAGCGATTCACCAGCGCGAAGACGACAGCGAACCAGGGCGGATCATTCTGCGCACCCGACTCAATCCGCCATGGGCCGAGATTCAGGTCGAAGACAATGGCATCGGCATGAGCGAGAACGTGCGCAAACGGACGTTCGAGCCGTTCTTCACCACCAAGGAAATCGGCCAGGGCACCGGGCTCGGCCTGTCGGTGTCGTACTTCATCATCACCAACAACCACAAAGGGCAGATGGAAGTGCAGTCCACACCCGGGCAAGGCACTTGCTTCACCCTGCGCCTGCCGCTCGTGCAACCGGCACCCATCGCTGCAGAAACCAATCAACTACCGAGGTAA
- a CDS encoding cob(I)yrinic acid a,c-diamide adenosyltransferase has protein sequence MGFRLSKIYTRTGDKGETGLGDGRRVPKDHPRIEAIGEVDTLNSQVGVLLAGLIAEREDYPGLNELIEVLAPCQHRLFDLGGELAMPEYQALNTAEIERLEAAIDVWNEELGPLENFILPGGSMLIAQAHVCRSLARSAERRCQHLNAIEPLAGVGLAYINRLSDLLFVAARLIARRQGIAEILWQPAAKPSEV, from the coding sequence ATGGGCTTTCGCTTGTCGAAGATTTACACCCGCACCGGCGACAAAGGCGAAACCGGACTTGGCGACGGCCGCCGCGTACCCAAGGATCATCCGCGGATCGAGGCAATTGGCGAGGTCGACACCCTGAACAGTCAGGTCGGCGTGCTGCTGGCCGGATTGATTGCCGAGCGCGAAGACTACCCCGGGCTCAACGAGTTGATCGAAGTTCTGGCGCCTTGTCAGCACCGACTGTTTGATCTGGGTGGCGAGCTGGCAATGCCGGAATATCAGGCGCTGAACACAGCAGAAATCGAGCGACTGGAAGCGGCCATCGATGTGTGGAACGAAGAGTTGGGGCCGCTGGAGAACTTCATTCTGCCTGGCGGCTCGATGCTGATTGCCCAGGCGCATGTTTGCCGCAGCCTGGCGCGCAGTGCCGAGCGTCGTTGTCAGCATTTGAATGCGATCGAGCCGTTGGCCGGGGTTGGCCTGGCTTATATCAATCGCTTGTCGGATCTGTTGTTTGTCGCGGCCAGGTTGATTGCGCGACGCCAGGGTATTGCCGAGATTCTGTGGCAACCGGCGGCGAAACCTTCAGAGGTGTAG
- the argJ gene encoding bifunctional glutamate N-acetyltransferase/amino-acid acetyltransferase ArgJ gives MAVGLGPLPTLHPVAGFELGIASAGIKRPGRKDVVVMRCAEGSTVAGVFTLNAFCAAPVILAKKRVQNAVRYLLTNTGNANAGTGEPGLAAAERTTAKLAELTGVDASQILPYSTGVIGEPLPVEKIEGALQAALDDLSENNWEAAATGIMTTDTLPKGASRQFQHDGVTITVTGISKGAGMIRPNMATMLGYIATDAKVSRDVLHNLMLDGANKSFNRITIDGDTSTNDCCMLIATGKAALPEITRAEGELFTKLKQAVFEVCMDVAQAIVRDGEGATKFVTVEVNGGGNHQECLDVGYTVAHSPLIKTALFASDPNWGRILAAVGRAGVPDLDVSKIDVFLGDVCIASRGARAATYTEAQGSAVMQQEEITIRIELGRGDCSETIWTTDLSHEYVKINAEYRT, from the coding sequence ATGGCTGTTGGTCTTGGTCCTTTGCCAACGTTGCACCCGGTCGCCGGTTTTGAACTCGGTATCGCTTCGGCCGGCATCAAGCGCCCGGGGCGCAAGGATGTCGTCGTGATGCGCTGTGCCGAAGGTTCTACCGTGGCGGGCGTGTTCACGTTGAACGCTTTCTGTGCAGCGCCGGTGATCCTGGCCAAGAAACGCGTGCAGAACGCTGTGCGCTACCTGTTGACCAACACCGGCAACGCCAACGCGGGCACCGGCGAGCCGGGCCTGGCCGCCGCCGAGCGTACGACCGCGAAGCTGGCCGAGCTGACCGGCGTCGATGCCAGCCAGATTCTGCCGTACTCCACCGGCGTGATCGGCGAGCCGCTGCCGGTCGAGAAGATCGAAGGCGCCTTGCAGGCCGCGCTGGACGATCTGTCGGAAAACAACTGGGAAGCCGCCGCCACCGGCATCATGACCACCGACACGCTGCCAAAAGGCGCCAGCCGCCAGTTCCAGCATGACGGCGTGACCATCACCGTCACCGGCATCAGCAAAGGCGCGGGCATGATCCGTCCGAACATGGCGACCATGCTCGGTTACATTGCCACCGACGCCAAAGTCTCCCGCGACGTGTTGCACAACCTGATGCTGGACGGCGCCAACAAGTCGTTCAACCGCATCACCATCGACGGCGACACCTCGACCAACGACTGCTGCATGCTGATTGCTACCGGCAAGGCTGCGCTGCCGGAAATCACCCGTGCCGAAGGCGAGCTGTTCACCAAGCTGAAACAGGCCGTGTTCGAGGTGTGCATGGACGTGGCTCAGGCCATCGTGCGTGACGGCGAAGGCGCGACCAAGTTCGTGACCGTTGAAGTCAACGGTGGCGGCAATCACCAGGAATGCCTGGACGTCGGTTATACCGTGGCGCACTCGCCGCTGATCAAGACTGCACTGTTTGCCTCCGACCCGAACTGGGGCCGTATCCTCGCCGCCGTGGGCCGTGCAGGTGTACCGGATCTGGACGTGAGCAAGATCGACGTGTTCCTCGGCGATGTGTGCATCGCCAGCCGTGGCGCCCGCGCCGCGACCTACACCGAAGCCCAGGGCTCGGCGGTGATGCAGCAGGAAGAAATCACTATCCGTATCGAACTGGGTCGCGGCGATTGCAGCGAAACCATCTGGACCACCGACCTGTCCCACGAATACGTGAAGATCAACGCCGAATACCGCACCTGA
- a CDS encoding mechanosensitive ion channel family protein, whose protein sequence is MDLNAEVDHLVKASQAWIPMIMEYGSRVLLAVITLAIGWWLINKVTQKLSGLLALRNADLALQGFISSLANIILKVLLIVSVASMIGVETTSFVAAIGAAGLAIGLALQGSLANFAGGVLILLFRPFRIGDWIEAQGVAGTVDSIQIFHTVLRTGDNKTIIVPNGNLSNGIITNTNRQPTRKVVFDVGVDYEADLQKARQVLLDLAKDDRVLQDPAPQAVISTLGDSSITVSLRVWVKTADYWDVMFMFNEQSRDRLKTAGIDIPFPQRVIRVVQESAV, encoded by the coding sequence ATGGATTTGAATGCTGAGGTGGACCACCTGGTCAAGGCGTCCCAGGCGTGGATTCCGATGATCATGGAATACGGCAGCCGTGTTCTGCTGGCGGTGATTACCCTGGCGATCGGCTGGTGGCTGATCAACAAGGTCACGCAAAAGCTCAGTGGCTTGCTGGCTCTGCGCAATGCCGACCTGGCGCTGCAAGGTTTTATCAGCAGCCTGGCCAACATCATTCTCAAGGTGCTGCTGATCGTCAGTGTGGCGTCGATGATCGGCGTCGAGACCACTTCGTTTGTCGCGGCAATCGGTGCGGCGGGTCTGGCCATCGGTCTGGCATTGCAGGGCAGCCTGGCGAACTTCGCCGGCGGCGTGCTGATTCTGCTGTTCCGTCCTTTCCGTATCGGTGACTGGATCGAAGCGCAAGGCGTGGCGGGTACTGTCGACAGCATCCAGATTTTCCACACCGTACTGCGTACCGGCGACAACAAGACCATCATCGTGCCGAACGGCAATCTGTCGAATGGCATCATTACCAACACCAACCGTCAGCCAACCCGCAAGGTGGTGTTTGACGTGGGTGTCGATTACGAAGCCGATCTGCAAAAGGCCCGTCAGGTGCTGTTGGATCTGGCCAAGGATGATCGCGTTCTGCAGGATCCGGCGCCGCAGGCGGTCATTTCTACTCTGGGAGACAGTTCGATCACTGTTTCGCTGCGTGTGTGGGTTAAAACTGCGGACTATTGGGATGTGATGTTCATGTTTAACGAACAGTCCCGTGATCGTTTAAAGACTGCCGGCATTGACATTCCGTTTCCACAGCGAGTGATTCGTGTGGTTCAGGAATCGGCGGTGTAA